The Alteriqipengyuania halimionae genome contains a region encoding:
- a CDS encoding 2'-5' RNA ligase family protein encodes MENSDDAPLIMTAQLSRDVGAWATGLRRAHFPRKQNFLDAHVTLFHALPPFALEEVKGCCAVLAGQYGPVDARVTGVMNLGGGTAIKVESEGMDRIRDELQNRFHGLLTQQDQGGKKLHITIQNKVSNNRASAVQEEIEKVLKPRDFQFPALELHRYRGGPWELVQTYAFRGLSRA; translated from the coding sequence ATCATGACCGCGCAATTGTCGCGCGATGTCGGTGCATGGGCCACAGGGCTCAGGCGCGCGCATTTCCCGCGCAAGCAGAACTTCCTCGATGCGCATGTGACGCTGTTCCATGCGCTGCCGCCCTTCGCGCTGGAAGAGGTAAAGGGCTGTTGCGCGGTGCTGGCGGGTCAATACGGCCCCGTCGACGCCCGCGTGACGGGCGTGATGAACCTGGGGGGCGGCACTGCGATCAAGGTCGAAAGCGAAGGGATGGACCGGATTCGCGACGAGCTCCAGAATCGCTTTCACGGCCTGCTCACCCAGCAGGACCAAGGCGGCAAGAAGCTCCACATCACGATCCAGAACAAGGTTTCCAACAATCGCGCCAGCGCGGTGCAGGAGGAGATCGAGAAGGTCCTCAAGCCGCGCGATTTCCAGTTTCCCGCGCTCGAACTGCACCGCTACCGCGGCGGTCCGTGGGAACTGGTCCAGACTTACGCGTTCCGCGGCCTGTCGCGCGCCTGA
- a CDS encoding UvrB/UvrC motif-containing protein, with amino-acid sequence MEKTIEDLQREMEAAANALDFEEARRLRDQINLLRGGADAAGAEQADTSGLIRQRPGAMGLGTSRQRPVPPPDWKPPPKPDLKTSGKSGRKRK; translated from the coding sequence ATGGAAAAGACGATCGAAGACCTGCAGCGCGAAATGGAAGCCGCCGCGAACGCTCTCGATTTCGAGGAGGCACGGCGACTTCGTGACCAGATCAATCTCCTGCGGGGCGGAGCGGATGCTGCGGGTGCCGAACAGGCCGACACGTCGGGTCTGATCCGGCAACGGCCTGGCGCCATGGGCCTGGGCACGAGCAGACAGCGGCCGGTTCCGCCACCGGACTGGAAGCCGCCGCCGAAGCCCGATCTCAAGACGTCCGGCAAGTCGGGCCGGAAACGTAAGTGA